The Gossypium arboreum isolate Shixiya-1 chromosome 6, ASM2569848v2, whole genome shotgun sequence DNA window TctttcattgttttttttttttttggggggggggggtatTGGTGGTTGTCTCCCATGGTAAATCATCTGAACCAAGAACCTGTCCCCATTTTTAATCAAAAGAAGAAAGGTTTCAGTTTACGGGAGATTACCAGAGTCTTAAGATCATGGCGACTTCGTCTTAAGAAATCCTCCTCTTCCGACCAACCCATATACAAACCTTCCCAGGTATACCTCTACGTTAAATCTCCATGCATGCAATGCAATGTAATGcaataataatatgtaaaagtcTAAACAATAATttagaaattatgaaaatttggTGATTCTTTGAATCCTCATTTGGGTTGTAAACGTGAGAGAAACTTTTCATGTTGTAGGGCTCTCCAGATGAGAATGGAGATGGACAAAAAATTGTCCGAGTTAGCAGCTGGACAAGCGATAGCGATGGGTCGAGATCCGAAGGTCGGAGTTCTAAAGGTTTTTTCAAGTATCGAAGCATGGACGCATGCTTTTCTCGCCAAGATTCTACAAACTCAAAGGGTACAAGCAAGAGGAGCCGCAGCCCCAGCCCCAGCCCCAAGCCTTCCTCACAGAATAAGGAGGGAAGCCTGAGAAGAAGCACAACAACAGATAGAAATGGCTTATTTGAGCCCCTGTCAGGAAGCACGAGCCGCCCGAATGGTAACCCCATCATGTTCTCAAACTCAACCGGGGTGGTGAAACCACCACCAATTGAGAAGCAACTCGAATGCACGCTTGAAGATTTGTGCTATGGATGTACCGAGAAGATAAAGATCAAAAGGGACGTTATTACAGAATCCGGGTTTGTAATCCGAAAAACATTACCTTAACCATCGTCTTGACTGAAATTGATGATCTGTTTATGATCTGCAGGCAAAGAGTTGAACATAAGGAGATGTTATCAATAAACGTGGAGCCGGGATGGAAGAAAGGAACAAAGATTACATTTGAAGGAATGGGAAATGAAGTACCTCGATTATATGCAGCTGACGTCACATTCGTTATTGCCGAGAAACAACATCCTATCTTCGGAAGAGACGGTGATGATTTGGAGTTAACGATTGAAATTCCTCTGGTGAAAGCCCTAACAGGTTGCAGCCTTCCCATACCATTACTGGGTGGGGAGAAAATGGAACTGAAAATAGATGAAATCATTCACCCTGGATATGAAAAGATAATCACAGGCCAGGGCATGCCAACCACAAAAGAAGCAGCAAGCAGAGGGAACTTAAAAGTTAGATTCCTGATTAACTTCCCAACGGAGCTCACAGATGATCAACGAGCAGCCGCAGTTAGAATTTTAGGGGATTCTTCTTCATGAATGTGGTTTTAGTTTCTTTAGGAGTCTCAGAATTTGTTTTACTTGTGGATATGTTACTTCCAACAGTATTTCAGGCTTCCCTTCATTGTAACATGTAATGTCAGGTGCTTCGCAGATACTTCAACAAGGAATATATCACCTGCTCATTACCAGTcagctaaaatcaaaccattttAACATTTTCATAAATGTAATGGGACCTGGCAGAATAACATTCCAATATGATGCCACTTACAATACCAGTTAGACATGTAAATGTAATGGTACCTTTCAAACTGGAACAAAGCATGTTAGTTCTGCAGTAAACAAAACCACCTCAGGCAAGGTTATCATCAAATCAACACATTTTTACAATGTTGAACTGCATCAGTGCCAATTCATTCCTATAAAATGATTCTCAAATCATGATACCTACATTATGAACATCACATTGATTTTAAGCGAAAAAAGAAAACTATACAACCGTGGTCTTTAAACTGACTTACATGcttgaaaatatattgaaatcagtAAATTGCATAacatgaaaaaaataataaaaagttacAACAGAGATAACCACATAGGTTTTCTCTTTTAAGCCTTAGACCATCCCATCAAAGCACGGATTATGCCTAATATGCTACCACCAAGAAGAGCCTTTAGTAACCTGAGCTTTCCATTTGTGTACGGTGGGTATCTTAGAGGTGCATCACCAGCAAAACTTCTATAAAGAACAGCCTTCTTATGGCTAAAAGTGTCAAAGGAGAATTTCCCATGGTAGGCACCCATTCCGCTGTCCCCGACTCCTCCAAATGGCAAAGTGGGCTCAGCAAGCTGAAAACGTTATTAGGTGTGTATCACATATACTTCTAACGTTCAATAAGCATGCGAAAATGAACTTAGAGAAGTTCATTCTTTTGAAAAATAGGAGCAACGATATATTTTTCAGCATTTGTTAAAAACAAAAGGAACTTGGCATATTCTTTTTGGTGGGGAACAGTATGAACTTGCCAGAAAGAAAGCAAAAGAATACATCAAAATCCATGTAGCGTCTTAAAATGCAGTACAATGGGCAAATAACCATGGTCAAGTTGGCGTTTATAAAACAGTATGAATATATTAGAAAGAAACAAAAGGAGCATATGCTTCCTACATCAAAATCCGCGTAGGGAagcaaaaaatgaataaaaattccACAACAgatatttttgattatttcaaaTAGCAACATGTATCCAAGAGCACCAAAATGGTGTATTATACTGAACGATAAGATTACCAAAAGAAGCAAGCATCCATGAAGCAATGTTTTTGTGATACTAGTGCAGATGGCCCTACAGACAAGATTATAAGAGCAGCAAACAAAGTAGGATTCTTcacctatttttaaattttaaaaaaaaactatctaCCAATAATTTACTTAGATGATTATGTTTTCCCCTGCTAAATTTATTCTAGAAATCATTTGTGACTGAATAATCTTGAAGGAGGTAGTACAAATTGCTGTCACCAATGACTTGAAAGTCCCTAGTGCCATTCTTCCAGAGATTCTCATAATAAGAACTATAACTCATTAAAAAAATTGTTTGTCAAAACCTAATTTGACATTATGCTTTTTAATATACCAATTTGACCATCAGAAGGCACTCCATATGCTCTCATTAGTCAAGTTTTAAGGGATGGTTTGCAACCTAGCCATGGAGATTATCAGCACTTTTGAAGGTAAATGCATGCAAATGTTAACTTGTCTAATGCACACATGGCCACATTGATCCCAAAAGTTCAAAGTATACTTACATGTACAGTAGTATCATTGATAACCAAACCCCCTGCAGAGACTTTTTCAACAAATTTCTCTTTCAGCTTCTTGTTATTGGTAAACATATATGCTGCTAGTGGTTTTGTTCCAGAATTTATCAGATCAAAGCTGTCTTCCACTTTGTCAATCTGTTATAAAACCAACCACAAGAAAAGCAAGGTATAAATTAAATTTCCCAGATTAGTATAAATTCGGCCAATCCTTTCTTTCTATAAAGAAAAATCATAAAGCAAGTTGCTACAACCACAAGTATATCTCATTGTTTGCAAGTAGATGGAAATGGAACTTTTCCCTCACAAGCTTTTCA harbors:
- the LOC108486542 gene encoding uncharacterized protein LOC108486542, encoding MVNHLNQEPVPIFNQKKKGFSLREITRVLRSWRLRLKKSSSSDQPIYKPSQGSPDENGDGQKIVRVSSWTSDSDGSRSEGRSSKGFFKYRSMDACFSRQDSTNSKGTSKRSRSPSPSPKPSSQNKEGSLRRSTTTDRNGLFEPLSGSTSRPNGNPIMFSNSTGVVKPPPIEKQLECTLEDLCYGCTEKIKIKRDVITESGQRVEHKEMLSINVEPGWKKGTKITFEGMGNEVPRLYAADVTFVIAEKQHPIFGRDGDDLELTIEIPLVKALTGCSLPIPLLGGEKMELKIDEIIHPGYEKIITGQGMPTTKEAASRGNLKVRFLINFPTELTDDQRAAAVRILGDSSS